The genome window GTATAGATATATGGCATGGCATTACAAAGCTTAAAAGCAAATCTCTCACGGACTGCTAACTCTCACCATTAAATATCCAAACCTTATATGGTCACTGTCAACATTTCATTTCAACATTATGATTGGATTGGATTCTCAAGTTTTCACACAAATTTGGGAACTGTAGATGGATTAAAGatttagagttttttttttttgtcaggaatgACAGATTTAGAGTTGTGTCTTTTAAGTTAGCCCCAAGATATATGAATGCCATGATACTAGAAGATTGTTTGGGGGTATTAGAACTTCATGCACCAGATAAACTACATGGCACTTACTGACACAGCATCTAGAAAACACAACATTGATCATACTTCTTGTTGTGGCAACCTTTTGCCTAAGTTTCTGTAAGAAATAACAGACATATATGCATATGTCTCAGCTTCCTTTAGAACAAGGTGGTGGTGAAGGCAAAGCAATGTACATTGATGCTGAGGGGACTTTCAGACCACAAAGGCTCCTGCAGATAGCTGACAGGTGTTCTGCCGCACTTGAGACAAGATATTTTgtgttttttcaaattaaagcaCATAGTTTTTTGCTGAATATCAAATTTCTGTTATCACTGACAATTCAATACATTCACTCAGATATGGGCTAAACGGGGCTGATGTTTTGGAAAATGTTGCGTATGCCAGAGCATATAATACAGATCATCAATCAAGGCTTTTGTTGGAAGCAGCTTCAATGATGATTGAGACCAGGTATAACTTCTATTTCAGCATCAGTATATACCTGCATTTCTTATTTTTGAGTTTGCTGTGTCACTGTCAACTCttaaaaattcttattttgCAATGTGACTTCCACGCATGACAGCTTTTGCTAGATAAATATACTCCTATTAGATAGGTCAGAGTTAATAAACAGTCTTGTCAACATGCCGAACTGTACTGTGATACTTGGTCACAAAAAGTATTTTGTTTTACTAGTTAGTGTTTGGTGCCAAGTCATAATTTCATCACTGGAAATCAAAACAACTAACTTTATAAGTGAAGATATATGGGTaagtttgatttgttttgttatTAATTCCTTTAGATAGAATACCGACCATAAACTGATAAAACCTAATGTCTTATTTATAGACTCCCTTAATGCAACCTGATTAACGTTAGATAAGTAATCACAGTCCATcggagatttttttattttttttttgtcaggagtcCATCGGagatttttgttttgattatatataatattaattaatccaATAGAGAGTCAACTTGCCCAAATGTAAAGATTAATTAGGGTCAATTATCTGTGTTTGGATTGTGtatgttatttattaaaacgTATCAAAAATATGCTATGTACTCCAGGCCAAAGAGAGTACTACCTTAATTCATCCTCTGACAAATCGAATACTGAAATAATGGTACATCATTCCTGGAGTCGGTAGTGGCATAACACATGTGCAGACTCGCAATCAGTGGTGATCGGCTGATATTTGTAAATAGAGATGTCCACCTCAAGGGGTCTATATAGGTGTGGCGTAGTAAAATGCAGTATGCcaatttctgaataaaaaaattagagtgTCTAAATCAGTCCAGTATAAGAATTCAGTCGAACAAGCTTAGTACTTGAGTATATCATCTATCCAGTTGGATCTGCACTTACAAAATACCACTGTTATGTGGTCGAATGTATTTGTATTATTTGCATTTAATCCAATAAACTTAATTATGCTATATGGTCTCTGTTTAGAACCTGAAGACAGATATTTAATACAGTATTAATGTGGTAGTCAAAGAGCACTAATAGGTTACTTATGaactaaatattttgaaatgatGAAATGTTATATTTAGAGTGCTGAGattatcataaaatttcaaTACACGGACTTCAATACATTCTACATCATACAACTTGTCACAGTACTCACAGCATCCAACAATATAAGCAGTATATTTATGGTACTAGCACTATATTTATTTAAGAGGACATTTACTACATAACCCGTAAATTTCTGGTTCTTCTGTTAGCTAATTGGTGTGTACACTTTGGTTAGGTTTGCACTAGTGGTAGTGGACAGTGCAACTGCTCTGTATAGAACAGATTTTTCTGGAAGAGGAGAACTGTCAGCTAGGCAGATGCATCTTGGCAAGTTCTTGAGGAGCCTGCAAAAGTTAGCAGATGAGGTATTCTCTATTTCCTACTAATACATAATATGCTTGGAATTAAAATCATCATTATTTATTGTTGGCAGCATATATACatgattaaaatgatttttaactATCTTTTTTGGGATTCTTACAATATTCTAGTGTTTTTGTGCTTGTAGTTTGGCGTTGCTGTTGTAATTACCAATCAAGTTGTTTCCCAAGTGGATGGTTCTGCGGTTTTTTCAGGGCCTCAGATTAAACCAATCGGTGGGAACATCATGGCTCATGCTTCTACAACGAGGTGTGTCATTGCTTGTATTGTTGTATAGATAGTGACCATTGCCCTTGTATTGCTGATGATCAGACAACTATCTGCTCTGCTTACAGGCTAGCTCTACGTAAAGGAAGAGCAGAGGAGCGAATTTGTAAAGTAATTAGTTCTCCTTGTTTGGCTGAAGCTGAAGCAAGGTTTCAGATTACTGCCGAAGGAGTAACAGATGTCAAGGACTGACCCGCTCAAACAAATTTTCTGGGACCAATTGGCCATCATTCCTTTTGAAGTCAAGATTTAGTTCTTATTCAGCACTATAGAATGATTTTGGCAACAAAGAAAATCCACCAACTGGAATTGAAAGCACAGCAGAGAGCTGTGAAGCAGAACTGAACTTGCACCAATATTGTTTCAGAGATGAAGGCATCAATTATGATCCAGAGATGTATAAAGAGTTCATTctacttttcattttctttttgtataATTTCTCTAGCACCAAGAGAAAAAACCTAGTCAAAGATGCCTCTTTTTGCGATAGCTCTTTGTTCTAATATGATCATGATGTATTACCCTCTTGAGAGTTCATAATTGTTGGTGACGCAAGTCAAGTTTATGCACtgaaatataaatctaaatCATTTGCTGCAGTTCCGCATAAGcttgtttttaattgaaatgaggtaaccactaattttgtttatcATTTCAATTTAATAGTTTGCTGCTGTCACTAACGAAGGAGATTACACATTATTAGTTATCCAGAAAAAGCTCTTGAAGGATTTATGAAAGTGAGTTCTatactactttttcttttttctttttgctaaatgagttctATACTACTTGTTTCCTCATCTATAAACATCTATGAAAGTGATTAACAGATAGATAATAGATTAGGTATCAAATATCTTCTCTGTGCCTACAGATAACTAAGTAGCACACTCTTTCACTACTTAAACAAAGGCATCGACAGTTCCTTACACTTCATAACACTTCTTTCCATTgatgtataaaaatttacaaaaacacATAATTATACAATCCCCAAGTACCAACAAGAGGACATTTCCAGAAAATTCTCTTTGAGAAATTATGAAAGTGAGCTTTATCCAACTTCTACCCTCACTGTAAAGGTGATTGAGATATTTTAGTCATACAAAATCAAATATCAGGTTTCCGCTTACAGATACAAGAGTAATAGACACAATAACTGAATAGCACACTGTTTCACCACTTGAACAAAGTCATTAACAGTTCATCACACAAAAGACCGTTTTTGATGTGATGCTGAGAAAGAAATAATGAAATTAGCAAGAATcgtttaatataattattaacatcaaaatatatttgcaatcattaaaaaaatcaagaaaattctgGAAATTAGATATATGGTAGAAAATAAGTATCGAACTATTATAATCttcattaattgaatacttCTCAATTGATGAATGTAAAACCTCTAGAGATTTGGTAGCATCTGTACCGAATATCTGCGGAGATAGATTACTATATTTTATCAAACTATCATGTAGCCAGTGTAcaagtttttcttttaactgTCCTGTTATATCCTACTTAAAGTACTGCTATACTAAAGAAATAAATTTCTTCAGTTTATGCTCAGTGATCAGATGAATTTAATGCCCCTTTTATATAGAATGCCAACTAAGAGTCTAAGACAGACTTTGTCAATTTATGATCCTACTACTGCAATCTAGTGACTTAACAACCAAGTGCTCAAACTTGAAAATTTCAGAACAAACATGTCGAGGTTTATAGAGATTCAATCTTGATTATTCAAAATATCAGCATGCACAATAAAAAATTCTATAGTTACCGCTGATTATTGCTCAATTTAAGAAGCCATTGTACTTTAGAAACAACAAATGTCATCAGCTTGAGAACAAAATGTACTTTTCCTACCTTGATTCAATGCTTGCAGTGTGGACAGTAGTGATCGGATACATAAGCACCACAGTTGTAAGAGAATGTATGTCCGCATCTGAGAGCAttagattgaaaaaaaatacaagaATTAGAATGCACTGATGAATATgatcaaaaaaatcaataacCAACTAATTGATGAAACTGTCAAACTCAAAGTCTCCAACTGACAAAGTTGTCGTATTATAAGAATAGTTTCTTTAATTGTCAATACTTGGAGTTCGTGAACATGAGATAATCATAAAATCATTGGAGTGTCACAGAACAAAAGATGGCCAACTCTACGGAAAAGCATCAAAACAAGACCTAAATAGGTCTGAGGGACAGATTTAGCATTGCAGGCTCAAAACCGCAAGTGCTATGTTAAAAAATGAGAATATTATCACTGGGCCATTTCCATATATAGTCAATTGTTAAAGGttatagtaaaatattttaagaggaggaataaattaaaagaaaaggtCACTAAAGGCAGCTGAGatttgaaccccagttacactGGAAGGATGTTCAGTATCTTATCCATGGATAGGCGCCATGCTAGTTTCCCCCTTTTCACACAGGTAGTTCCGTCCCTGCCTGTATTAAACTTTACCTCTTTGCAGACAGACAGCTGAAGAAATTTTCAATCAGTACTACGTGCTTCCTCTAATTACTGTCTTATTTCAATAATGCTTAGAACTACATTACACAATCAGAATTTGGTTCAAAATACAACATTTAAATTGAGCACAAGTCATAGCCCATAGGACATGCACAAGTACTATGAATAACCATTTTGAAGATCCGACTCCAGTTAGAAATTATTAGCACGATACATAATCATAAtcactaacaaataaaaatggcACACAAGTAGAATTCAGACCTGCATCTCATGGCTAAGCAGCCTTCAGTCCTTTCTTTTTCTTAGCAAGTTgcatgaacataatatcctatCTCCCTCTCATTATTATGTAACTTTTGAAACTCCCTGCATGTAATCTCAGAAGGCCATGGAACTTTAAACTTTGCACAGAACAAGCTATAGCACATAGGACATTTACAAAGAcatgccaaaaagtcaaatatcGCATAAAATGAGTTGGATGTAGTTGAATTTCAACATTAACTTATCCtgtcaaatttaattaagaGTGTAACCAAAATAATTTGGATGTTAACAATTAACAAAAATACGTCAAAATTGACATTTCATGAGTTCTCTGtaatatataagttaaaatattaaatctaaaACATACATAATGAAATTAGTTGGGTAATAAAGAGTTGTACATCAATGAAAACATAACTACAAAGATTTATGTacttcttatttatcaattattcAAGATAGTGACAACCATATATATGGAAAAACAAAGTTCAAGCATAATCAAGAATTTAGCCATCATTTATATGGATTTTTTTACAATGTCATTATATGCATCTGCAGCAGCTCTATTGTATGCAatcatttttctaattttgtatTGTCCTCTTCCAACATACGTATTTGCTACGATAATTTctatttgtccattttcttcCCATGTATCAAGAACTTCAACATTGAATCCACTCTTTTGACATATTTCAAATAATAGTGTAACTGGATGTCTTGTCACGGTTGATGGAGTAATTATAGGTTGCAACAACTTATTAATGACCTGTTTCAACATACAAAAAAGGTTAATTAGGTGACAAATACATCATAATATCAagcataataaaataatgtaaaatttattattgaaaatCACAGCTTACTATGAATATATATACCTTCGAGGTGGTTTCATTACAATTGTTACTATCAAGGAACACAGCTCCAATAGTTGATTCAACAATATTAGCAAGGGTCTTTGGTGCATCAATTAATCCCACCGAAGACAAATGATATTTCGATAAAGTGCTAATGAATTCTTCAATCTGCATTACTTGTCACATATcagataaatataaaacttcTGCAAATCTCAGCTAATCTCAAGTGATCATAAACATGTTATCTCTTTCCTTGCTAATTTAACCAGAGATATCAACACGTATTTAAGATTAATAAAAACCATCATAAAGGTATAACTCATGAAATATCACATCTTTAATTAAATCAGAATGTAATCGGTAAAtcggtaaaatatttttttaggatTAATCAGgaatttttcaataaatcggAATCTCTAAAATACTGAGCAAAAGTGATTCTTTCcggaattataatttttgtttatcaTTCCCTGTTATCTTTGACTAACAAATTGGGAAAAACATGAGGGTAAAATAACTAACTTGGGCACCAAGCAGAGGCCTATCATGACGTAAGAATCTGAATAACCCATGTTGAGCTGCAGCTCGTGCGAGTTTCTCGGTGCTGACATTAGCGGACCGTAACTGAGTCAGCTCACCCGGCGACAAATCAGGATACAGA of Daucus carota subsp. sativus chromosome 3, DH1 v3.0, whole genome shotgun sequence contains these proteins:
- the LOC108211502 gene encoding DNA repair protein RAD51 homolog; its protein translation is MEQQRVQKSVQETTEQEEIQHGPFPVEQLQGSGIAAVDVKKLKDAGLCTVEAVAYSPRKELLLIKGISEAKVDKIVEAASKLVPMGFTSAGQLHAQREEIILLTTGSKELDKVLEGGVETGSITEIYGEFRCGKTQLCHTLCVTCQLPLEQGGGEGKAMYIDAEGTFRPQRLLQIADRYGLNGADVLENVAYARAYNTDHQSRLLLEAASMMIETRFALVVVDSATALYRTDFSGRGELSARQMHLGKFLRSLQKLADEFGVAVVITNQVVSQVDGSAVFSGPQIKPIGGNIMAHASTTRLALRKGRAEERICKVISSPCLAEAEARFQITAEGVTDVKD
- the LOC108211503 gene encoding ribonuclease 3-like protein 3 — translated: MEEITEQFRKLETGRSEQGDEENFKGQSSSSIQQVEEIIGYSFKDKKLLEEAYTDPSCTKYGSKTSYERLEYIGDTVLNFLVGTEQFALYPDLSPGELTQLRSANVSTEKLARAAAQHGLFRFLRHDRPLLGAQIEEFISTLSKYHLSSVGLIDAPKTLANIVESTIGAVFLDSNNCNETTSKVINKLLQPIITPSTVTRHPVTLLFEICQKSGFNVEVLDTWEENGQIEIIVANTYVGRGQYKIRKMIAYNRAAADAYNDIVKKSI